From a region of the Theobroma cacao cultivar B97-61/B2 chromosome 8, Criollo_cocoa_genome_V2, whole genome shotgun sequence genome:
- the LOC18591575 gene encoding kinesin-like protein KIN-6 isoform X2, producing MESKSPPRCPSSVTVRRNPYRKARATPLTNPPQLPSHSTSSSKLPPISSFPIQDILSEEIPQNAPPTVTVTAASQSRSQDSIAENLRVYLRIRPLVPLKGSTKNVGDQNPSSRTKNVWPQNPSKKDSVREKKNSKKKNNESCVTVSEDCHSVTLSPPLPLQESKRIKSEVYEGFSYVFSADSTQSEVYEKMVNPLVEDFLRGKSGMLAALGSTGSGKTHTVFGSAREPGMVPLALQRIFKPAPACSSQSSRRFYLSIFEICAERGKAERICDLTSDGQDLSMQQSAIKGLQEVLVHDVAGAEQLIGRALLKRSTAMTNANSQSSRSQCIINIRRGIDSSDAETDEQSNSTVLSIVDLAGAEREKRTGNQGTRLAESNFINNTSMVFGLCLRSLLEHQKKPKKALQKHFQNSLLTRYLRDYLEGKKRMTLILTVKPGEEDYLDASYLLRQASPFMKIKFTNIEAQSNFLCNKRQFQTTFRAKQPKRIKLGSRDASMIEGKIAGDENRLHDEEDLRICNAKFKNCTPLNLNSDNLMKRERNHQIMQNFAKALWSVLKQHNEKLKVAESEIQILKENLRNEKTRSIEMEKELNNLRSFCTCSKENSVASTIVKVGENFESTVHSEGHTFCSFDETKPVLDSSNRINSECSSCLRICDSTPGEDHRNVKVLSPNCNCSPENGDLVRRQQQDMSSQILSHKTSSNLSGLECIDDKQEPEAMVRSSEADVSSPSICVSNENCQIFQIHESFPGTGNIHEDSSESNYVVAEHLDPKSDVKVSTSGNDSSASVEPGQQLGEKNEEVKHTQQQDLTYVPETEIRPDTSCNSSRKEKPKRRLLPASSILVREISTLDADEFDKPRGDGVGNKLAASERQRTQGSISLLRLLKSNLHSLV from the exons atgGAGTCGAAGAGTCCTCCACGGTGTCCATCCAGCGTCACCGTCCGGCGAAACCCTTACCGGAAGGCTAGGGCTACTCCGTTAACCAATCCCCCTCAACTTCCCTCCCACTCCACGTCATCCTCTAAATTACCtccaatttcttcttttccgATTCAAGACATTCTCTCCGAAGAAATTCCCCAAAATGCTCCCCCCACAGTCACCGTTACCGCCGCCTCACAGTCACGGTCCCAAGATTCAATCGCCGAAAACCTCAGAGTCTATTTGAGAATTCGTCCTCTCGTGCCTCTTAAAGGCTCAACCAAAAATGTAGGAGATCAAAATCCAAGCTCGAGGACAAAAAACGTTTGGCCTCAAAATCCATCGAAAAAAGACAGcgtgagagagaagaaaaattcaaagaagaaaaataacgaGAGTTGTGTAACGGTGAGCGAGGATTGTCACTCGGTTACATTATCTCCTCCTTTGCCGCTACAAGAATCCAAACGGATAAAATCGGAGGTTTACGAAGGTTTTTCTTACGTATTTTCAGCTGACTCGACTCAG AGTGAAGTGTACGAGAAGATGGTGAACCCGTTGGTTGAGGATTTCCTCAGGGGTAAAAGCGGAATGTTGGCGGCATTGGGGTCAACCGGCTCCGGCAAGACTCATACAGTTTTTGGGAGTGCCAGGGAGCCTGGTATGGTTCCTCTAGCTCTCCAACGGATTTTCAAGCCCGCTCCAGCGTGTAGCTCTCAGTCCTCACG GCGATTTTACTTATCGATTTTTGAAATATGTGCTGAGCGAGGCAAAGCTGAGAGGATATGTGATTTAACCTCGGATGGACAGGATTTATCTATGCAGCAATCAGCCATAAAAGGGCTTCAAGAG GTTCTTGTTCATGATGTTGCGGGGGCAGAGCAGTTAATAGGTCGTGCTCTTCTGAAACGTTCGACAGCTATGACAAATGCCAACAGCCAGTCAAG CCGTTCACAGTGCATCATCAACATTCGCAGAGGTATTGATAGTTCTGATGCAGAAACTGATGAGCAATCAAATTCTACTGTTTTATCTATTGTTGACCTTGCTGGAGCTGAAAGAGAAAAACGGACTGGGAATCAG GGAACAAGATTGGCAGAGAGCAATTTTATCAACAACACATCGATGGTTTTTGGTTTATGCCTAAGA TCCTTGTTGGAGCACCAAAAGAAGCCCAAGAAGGCATTGCAGAAgcactttcaaaattctttg CTGACTAGGTACCTTCGAGATTATTTGGAAGGCAAGAAGAGGATGACATTG ATTTTAACAGTAAAACCTGGAGAAGAAGACTATCTTGATGCGTCATACTTGCTAAGACAAGCTTCACCTttcatgaaaatcaa GTTCACTAACATTGAGGCACAGTCCAATTTTCTCTGCAACAAGAGGCAATTCCAAACAACATTTAGGGCTAAGCAGCctaaaagaataaaacttGGCAGCCGTGATGCTTCCATG ATTGAAGGAAAGATTGCTGGAGATGAAAACCGGCTTCATGATGAAG AGGACCTGAGAATCTGcaatgcaaaatttaaaaactgtACACCTCTAAACTTGAACTCTGATAACTTAATGAAGAGGGAGAGAAATCATCAGATTATGCAAAATTTTGCCAAAGCTTTATGGAGTGTTTTGAAGCAACATAATGAAAAACTGAAG GTGGCAGAAAGTGAAATCCAGATCCTCAAAGAAAACCTTAGAAATGAGAAGACAAGATCTATTGAGATGGAGAAAGAGCTCAACAATTTGAGGTCCTTCTGTACTTGCTCTAAGGAAAATTCGGTGGCATCAACCATTGTTAAAGTAGGTGAAAATTTTGAGTCCACGGTACATTCAGAAGGACACACATTTTGCAGCTTTGATGAG ACAAAACCAGTTTTGGATTCTTCCAATCGCATCAATTCTGAATGCAGTAGCTGTCTCAGAATATGTGACTCAACTCCAGGAGAGGACCAT AGGAATGTGAAAGTTCTTTCTCCCAACTGCAATTGCTCACCAGAAAATGGCGACCTTGTTCGAAGACAGCAGCAGGACATGTCTTCTCAG ATATTAAGTCACAAAACTTCTTCAAACTTGAGTGGGCTTGAATGCATTGATGATAAGCAAGAACCGGAGGCCATG GTGAGAAGTTCTGAAGCTGACGTTAGTTCTCCAAGCATTTGTGTTTCAAACGAAAATTGTCAGATTTTTCAG ATACATGAGAGCTTTCCTGGGACTGGAAATATTCATGAGGATTCAAGTGAGTCAAATTATGTGGTTGCGGAGCATCTTGATCCTAAATCAGATGTAAAAG TCAGCACTTCAGGCAATGACAGCAGTGCATCTGTGGAACCAGGTCAACAGCTTGGTGAGAAAAATGAG GAAGTTAAACATACTCAACAGCAAGACCTTACGTATGTGCCTGAGACTGAAATCAGACCTGATACCTCCTGCAACTCTTCAAGGAAGGAAAAGCCAAAAAG GAGGCTTTTGCCTGCTTCATCCATTCTAGTGAGGGAAATCAGCACTTTGGACGCTGATGAGTTTGACAAACCAAGG GGGGATGGAGTTGGAAATAAGTTGGCTGCTTCTGAAAGGCAAAGAACACAGGGCAGCATTTCTCTCCTACGCTTACTTAAGAGTAATCTTCATTCTCTAGTGTAG
- the LOC18591575 gene encoding kinesin-like protein KIN-6 isoform X3, whose translation MESKSPPRCPSSVTVRRNPYRKARATPLTNPPQLPSHSTSSSKLPPISSFPIQDILSEEIPQNAPPTVTVTAASQSRSQDSIAENLRVYLRIRPLVPLKGSTKNVGDQNPSSRTKNVWPQNPSKKDSVREKKNSKKKNNESCVTVSEDCHSVTLSPPLPLQESKRIKSEVYEGFSYVFSADSTQSEVYEKMVNPLVEDFLRGKSGMLAALGSTGSGKTHTVFGSAREPGMVPLALQRIFKPAPACSSQSSRRFYLSIFEICAERGKAERICDLTSDGQDLSMQQSAIKGLQEVLVHDVAGAEQLIGRALLKRSTAMTNANSQSSRSQCIINIRRGIDSSDAETDEQSNSTVLSIVDLAGAEREKRTGNQGTRLAESNFINNTSMVFGLCLRSLLEHQKKPKKALQKHFQNSLLTRYLRDYLEGKKRMTLILTVKPGEEDYLDASYLLRQASPFMKIKFTNIEAQSNFLCNKRQFQTTFRAKQPKRIKLGSRDASMIEGKIAGDENRLHDEEDLRICNAKFKNCTPLNLNSDNLMKRERNHQIMQNFAKALWSVLKQHNEKLKVAESEIQILKENLRNEKTRSIEMEKELNNLRSFCTCSKENSVASTIVKVGENFESTVHSEGHTFCSFDERNVKVLSPNCNCSPENGDLVRRQQQDMSSQILSHKTSSNLSGLECIDDKQEPEAMVRSSEADVSSPSICVSNENCQIFQIHESFPGTGNIHEDSSESNYVVAEHLDPKSDVKVSTSGNDSSASVEPGQQLGEKNEDLLDLLVSPKEVKHTQQQDLTYVPETEIRPDTSCNSSRKEKPKRRLLPASSILVREISTLDADEFDKPRGDGVGNKLAASERQRTQGSISLLRLLKSNLHSLV comes from the exons atgGAGTCGAAGAGTCCTCCACGGTGTCCATCCAGCGTCACCGTCCGGCGAAACCCTTACCGGAAGGCTAGGGCTACTCCGTTAACCAATCCCCCTCAACTTCCCTCCCACTCCACGTCATCCTCTAAATTACCtccaatttcttcttttccgATTCAAGACATTCTCTCCGAAGAAATTCCCCAAAATGCTCCCCCCACAGTCACCGTTACCGCCGCCTCACAGTCACGGTCCCAAGATTCAATCGCCGAAAACCTCAGAGTCTATTTGAGAATTCGTCCTCTCGTGCCTCTTAAAGGCTCAACCAAAAATGTAGGAGATCAAAATCCAAGCTCGAGGACAAAAAACGTTTGGCCTCAAAATCCATCGAAAAAAGACAGcgtgagagagaagaaaaattcaaagaagaaaaataacgaGAGTTGTGTAACGGTGAGCGAGGATTGTCACTCGGTTACATTATCTCCTCCTTTGCCGCTACAAGAATCCAAACGGATAAAATCGGAGGTTTACGAAGGTTTTTCTTACGTATTTTCAGCTGACTCGACTCAG AGTGAAGTGTACGAGAAGATGGTGAACCCGTTGGTTGAGGATTTCCTCAGGGGTAAAAGCGGAATGTTGGCGGCATTGGGGTCAACCGGCTCCGGCAAGACTCATACAGTTTTTGGGAGTGCCAGGGAGCCTGGTATGGTTCCTCTAGCTCTCCAACGGATTTTCAAGCCCGCTCCAGCGTGTAGCTCTCAGTCCTCACG GCGATTTTACTTATCGATTTTTGAAATATGTGCTGAGCGAGGCAAAGCTGAGAGGATATGTGATTTAACCTCGGATGGACAGGATTTATCTATGCAGCAATCAGCCATAAAAGGGCTTCAAGAG GTTCTTGTTCATGATGTTGCGGGGGCAGAGCAGTTAATAGGTCGTGCTCTTCTGAAACGTTCGACAGCTATGACAAATGCCAACAGCCAGTCAAG CCGTTCACAGTGCATCATCAACATTCGCAGAGGTATTGATAGTTCTGATGCAGAAACTGATGAGCAATCAAATTCTACTGTTTTATCTATTGTTGACCTTGCTGGAGCTGAAAGAGAAAAACGGACTGGGAATCAG GGAACAAGATTGGCAGAGAGCAATTTTATCAACAACACATCGATGGTTTTTGGTTTATGCCTAAGA TCCTTGTTGGAGCACCAAAAGAAGCCCAAGAAGGCATTGCAGAAgcactttcaaaattctttg CTGACTAGGTACCTTCGAGATTATTTGGAAGGCAAGAAGAGGATGACATTG ATTTTAACAGTAAAACCTGGAGAAGAAGACTATCTTGATGCGTCATACTTGCTAAGACAAGCTTCACCTttcatgaaaatcaa GTTCACTAACATTGAGGCACAGTCCAATTTTCTCTGCAACAAGAGGCAATTCCAAACAACATTTAGGGCTAAGCAGCctaaaagaataaaacttGGCAGCCGTGATGCTTCCATG ATTGAAGGAAAGATTGCTGGAGATGAAAACCGGCTTCATGATGAAG AGGACCTGAGAATCTGcaatgcaaaatttaaaaactgtACACCTCTAAACTTGAACTCTGATAACTTAATGAAGAGGGAGAGAAATCATCAGATTATGCAAAATTTTGCCAAAGCTTTATGGAGTGTTTTGAAGCAACATAATGAAAAACTGAAG GTGGCAGAAAGTGAAATCCAGATCCTCAAAGAAAACCTTAGAAATGAGAAGACAAGATCTATTGAGATGGAGAAAGAGCTCAACAATTTGAGGTCCTTCTGTACTTGCTCTAAGGAAAATTCGGTGGCATCAACCATTGTTAAAGTAGGTGAAAATTTTGAGTCCACGGTACATTCAGAAGGACACACATTTTGCAGCTTTGATGAG AGGAATGTGAAAGTTCTTTCTCCCAACTGCAATTGCTCACCAGAAAATGGCGACCTTGTTCGAAGACAGCAGCAGGACATGTCTTCTCAG ATATTAAGTCACAAAACTTCTTCAAACTTGAGTGGGCTTGAATGCATTGATGATAAGCAAGAACCGGAGGCCATG GTGAGAAGTTCTGAAGCTGACGTTAGTTCTCCAAGCATTTGTGTTTCAAACGAAAATTGTCAGATTTTTCAG ATACATGAGAGCTTTCCTGGGACTGGAAATATTCATGAGGATTCAAGTGAGTCAAATTATGTGGTTGCGGAGCATCTTGATCCTAAATCAGATGTAAAAG TCAGCACTTCAGGCAATGACAGCAGTGCATCTGTGGAACCAGGTCAACAGCTTGGTGAGAAAAATGAG GACTTACTGGATTTGCTGGTATCACCTAAGGAAGTTAAACATACTCAACAGCAAGACCTTACGTATGTGCCTGAGACTGAAATCAGACCTGATACCTCCTGCAACTCTTCAAGGAAGGAAAAGCCAAAAAG GAGGCTTTTGCCTGCTTCATCCATTCTAGTGAGGGAAATCAGCACTTTGGACGCTGATGAGTTTGACAAACCAAGG GGGGATGGAGTTGGAAATAAGTTGGCTGCTTCTGAAAGGCAAAGAACACAGGGCAGCATTTCTCTCCTACGCTTACTTAAGAGTAATCTTCATTCTCTAGTGTAG
- the LOC18591575 gene encoding kinesin-like protein KIN-6 isoform X1, whose protein sequence is MESKSPPRCPSSVTVRRNPYRKARATPLTNPPQLPSHSTSSSKLPPISSFPIQDILSEEIPQNAPPTVTVTAASQSRSQDSIAENLRVYLRIRPLVPLKGSTKNVGDQNPSSRTKNVWPQNPSKKDSVREKKNSKKKNNESCVTVSEDCHSVTLSPPLPLQESKRIKSEVYEGFSYVFSADSTQSEVYEKMVNPLVEDFLRGKSGMLAALGSTGSGKTHTVFGSAREPGMVPLALQRIFKPAPACSSQSSRRFYLSIFEICAERGKAERICDLTSDGQDLSMQQSAIKGLQEVLVHDVAGAEQLIGRALLKRSTAMTNANSQSSRSQCIINIRRGIDSSDAETDEQSNSTVLSIVDLAGAEREKRTGNQGTRLAESNFINNTSMVFGLCLRSLLEHQKKPKKALQKHFQNSLLTRYLRDYLEGKKRMTLILTVKPGEEDYLDASYLLRQASPFMKIKFTNIEAQSNFLCNKRQFQTTFRAKQPKRIKLGSRDASMIEGKIAGDENRLHDEEDLRICNAKFKNCTPLNLNSDNLMKRERNHQIMQNFAKALWSVLKQHNEKLKVAESEIQILKENLRNEKTRSIEMEKELNNLRSFCTCSKENSVASTIVKVGENFESTVHSEGHTFCSFDETKPVLDSSNRINSECSSCLRICDSTPGEDHRNVKVLSPNCNCSPENGDLVRRQQQDMSSQILSHKTSSNLSGLECIDDKQEPEAMVRSSEADVSSPSICVSNENCQIFQIHESFPGTGNIHEDSSESNYVVAEHLDPKSDVKVSTSGNDSSASVEPGQQLGEKNEDLLDLLVSPKEVKHTQQQDLTYVPETEIRPDTSCNSSRKEKPKRRLLPASSILVREISTLDADEFDKPRGDGVGNKLAASERQRTQGSISLLRLLKSNLHSLV, encoded by the exons atgGAGTCGAAGAGTCCTCCACGGTGTCCATCCAGCGTCACCGTCCGGCGAAACCCTTACCGGAAGGCTAGGGCTACTCCGTTAACCAATCCCCCTCAACTTCCCTCCCACTCCACGTCATCCTCTAAATTACCtccaatttcttcttttccgATTCAAGACATTCTCTCCGAAGAAATTCCCCAAAATGCTCCCCCCACAGTCACCGTTACCGCCGCCTCACAGTCACGGTCCCAAGATTCAATCGCCGAAAACCTCAGAGTCTATTTGAGAATTCGTCCTCTCGTGCCTCTTAAAGGCTCAACCAAAAATGTAGGAGATCAAAATCCAAGCTCGAGGACAAAAAACGTTTGGCCTCAAAATCCATCGAAAAAAGACAGcgtgagagagaagaaaaattcaaagaagaaaaataacgaGAGTTGTGTAACGGTGAGCGAGGATTGTCACTCGGTTACATTATCTCCTCCTTTGCCGCTACAAGAATCCAAACGGATAAAATCGGAGGTTTACGAAGGTTTTTCTTACGTATTTTCAGCTGACTCGACTCAG AGTGAAGTGTACGAGAAGATGGTGAACCCGTTGGTTGAGGATTTCCTCAGGGGTAAAAGCGGAATGTTGGCGGCATTGGGGTCAACCGGCTCCGGCAAGACTCATACAGTTTTTGGGAGTGCCAGGGAGCCTGGTATGGTTCCTCTAGCTCTCCAACGGATTTTCAAGCCCGCTCCAGCGTGTAGCTCTCAGTCCTCACG GCGATTTTACTTATCGATTTTTGAAATATGTGCTGAGCGAGGCAAAGCTGAGAGGATATGTGATTTAACCTCGGATGGACAGGATTTATCTATGCAGCAATCAGCCATAAAAGGGCTTCAAGAG GTTCTTGTTCATGATGTTGCGGGGGCAGAGCAGTTAATAGGTCGTGCTCTTCTGAAACGTTCGACAGCTATGACAAATGCCAACAGCCAGTCAAG CCGTTCACAGTGCATCATCAACATTCGCAGAGGTATTGATAGTTCTGATGCAGAAACTGATGAGCAATCAAATTCTACTGTTTTATCTATTGTTGACCTTGCTGGAGCTGAAAGAGAAAAACGGACTGGGAATCAG GGAACAAGATTGGCAGAGAGCAATTTTATCAACAACACATCGATGGTTTTTGGTTTATGCCTAAGA TCCTTGTTGGAGCACCAAAAGAAGCCCAAGAAGGCATTGCAGAAgcactttcaaaattctttg CTGACTAGGTACCTTCGAGATTATTTGGAAGGCAAGAAGAGGATGACATTG ATTTTAACAGTAAAACCTGGAGAAGAAGACTATCTTGATGCGTCATACTTGCTAAGACAAGCTTCACCTttcatgaaaatcaa GTTCACTAACATTGAGGCACAGTCCAATTTTCTCTGCAACAAGAGGCAATTCCAAACAACATTTAGGGCTAAGCAGCctaaaagaataaaacttGGCAGCCGTGATGCTTCCATG ATTGAAGGAAAGATTGCTGGAGATGAAAACCGGCTTCATGATGAAG AGGACCTGAGAATCTGcaatgcaaaatttaaaaactgtACACCTCTAAACTTGAACTCTGATAACTTAATGAAGAGGGAGAGAAATCATCAGATTATGCAAAATTTTGCCAAAGCTTTATGGAGTGTTTTGAAGCAACATAATGAAAAACTGAAG GTGGCAGAAAGTGAAATCCAGATCCTCAAAGAAAACCTTAGAAATGAGAAGACAAGATCTATTGAGATGGAGAAAGAGCTCAACAATTTGAGGTCCTTCTGTACTTGCTCTAAGGAAAATTCGGTGGCATCAACCATTGTTAAAGTAGGTGAAAATTTTGAGTCCACGGTACATTCAGAAGGACACACATTTTGCAGCTTTGATGAG ACAAAACCAGTTTTGGATTCTTCCAATCGCATCAATTCTGAATGCAGTAGCTGTCTCAGAATATGTGACTCAACTCCAGGAGAGGACCAT AGGAATGTGAAAGTTCTTTCTCCCAACTGCAATTGCTCACCAGAAAATGGCGACCTTGTTCGAAGACAGCAGCAGGACATGTCTTCTCAG ATATTAAGTCACAAAACTTCTTCAAACTTGAGTGGGCTTGAATGCATTGATGATAAGCAAGAACCGGAGGCCATG GTGAGAAGTTCTGAAGCTGACGTTAGTTCTCCAAGCATTTGTGTTTCAAACGAAAATTGTCAGATTTTTCAG ATACATGAGAGCTTTCCTGGGACTGGAAATATTCATGAGGATTCAAGTGAGTCAAATTATGTGGTTGCGGAGCATCTTGATCCTAAATCAGATGTAAAAG TCAGCACTTCAGGCAATGACAGCAGTGCATCTGTGGAACCAGGTCAACAGCTTGGTGAGAAAAATGAG GACTTACTGGATTTGCTGGTATCACCTAAGGAAGTTAAACATACTCAACAGCAAGACCTTACGTATGTGCCTGAGACTGAAATCAGACCTGATACCTCCTGCAACTCTTCAAGGAAGGAAAAGCCAAAAAG GAGGCTTTTGCCTGCTTCATCCATTCTAGTGAGGGAAATCAGCACTTTGGACGCTGATGAGTTTGACAAACCAAGG GGGGATGGAGTTGGAAATAAGTTGGCTGCTTCTGAAAGGCAAAGAACACAGGGCAGCATTTCTCTCCTACGCTTACTTAAGAGTAATCTTCATTCTCTAGTGTAG